The Tistrella mobilis genome window below encodes:
- the cobI gene encoding precorrin-2 C(20)-methyltransferase gives MSGAGSTTGRLIGPGRLIGPGRLIGPGRLIGLGLGPGDPELITLKAARLLGSLGVVAHIRAAGAAGGMALNIARGLIAPEAVLVEIEMPMRDDRSPGAAAYDAGAAAIAAHLAEGRDVGLLCEGDPLTFGSFMYLAARLSGRFPVEVVPGITSMAGAAARIGLPLAARTDCLAMIPATLPEPELAARIAAADGMAILKIGRHLPKLRRVLEDAGLLARAWYVERATWPGERILKLADLPDEAVPYFSLILVHRRGEATA, from the coding sequence ATGAGCGGGGCAGGTTCGACGACTGGCCGGCTGATCGGTCCGGGCCGGTTGATCGGTCCGGGCCGGTTGATCGGTCCGGGCCGGTTGATCGGTCTGGGTCTGGGCCCCGGCGACCCTGAGCTGATCACGCTCAAGGCCGCCCGGCTGCTCGGCAGTCTGGGGGTCGTTGCCCATATCCGGGCGGCGGGTGCCGCCGGGGGCATGGCGCTCAACATCGCCCGCGGGCTGATCGCCCCTGAGGCGGTTCTGGTCGAGATCGAGATGCCGATGCGCGACGACCGCAGCCCCGGGGCCGCAGCCTATGATGCCGGCGCCGCGGCCATCGCCGCCCATCTGGCGGAGGGCCGTGATGTCGGCCTCTTGTGCGAGGGCGACCCGCTGACCTTCGGCTCGTTCATGTATCTGGCCGCCCGACTGTCGGGGCGTTTCCCGGTCGAGGTGGTGCCGGGCATCACCTCGATGGCCGGCGCGGCGGCGCGGATCGGCCTGCCGCTCGCCGCCCGCACCGACTGTCTGGCGATGATCCCGGCCACCCTGCCCGAACCCGAGCTTGCGGCGCGGATCGCCGCCGCCGACGGCATGGCGATCCTCAAGATCGGCCGCCACCTGCCCAAGCTGCGCCGGGTGCTGGAGGACGCCGGGCTGCTGGCCCGGGCCTGGTATGTCGAGCGCGCCACCTGGCCCGGCGAGCGCATCCTGAAACTTGCCGACCTTCCCGACGAGGCGGTGCCCTATTTCAGCCTGATCCTGGTTCACCGGCGCGGCGAGGCGACAGCATGA
- the cobJ gene encoding precorrin-3B C(17)-methyltransferase — protein MTDIFSTAAPAVLILGPSGLPLARRVQALLPGAVITGPHARLAAEDRALVAPLDSVAEGLRGLFLAGRPILGIAAAGALIRMLAPVLADKTAEPPVLALAENGSAVVPLLGGHHGANDLARHLAEALGAVAAVTTAGDLRFGIALDEPPAGWRLAAGLDPKPAMAALVAGASVRPEGDLPAWLAPLPRAAEGSVPLVIDHRLREVTAGGLLYHPARLAVGIGCERGAGADEIGGLIDETLAGAGLAPEAVALIATIDIKSDEAGIAAAAAARGLPVRVFPAARLAEETPRLATPSDYVRATVGVAGVAEAAALAAAGPAGDLIVTKRKSPRATCAVALAPEPIAAGEVGRAPGMLYVVGIGPGRADWRTPEVDRMVAEATDLVGYGLYLDLLGPAAAGKRRHGYELGEEERRVAAALDLAAEGRSVALVCSGDAGIYAMAALVYELIERGEDMGEPRPGWAHVPVQVSPGISALQAAAARAGAPLGHDFCTISLSDLMTPFTVIERRIRAAAAGDFVIAFYNPVSRRRRHQLARAREILIEARGGATPVILARNLGRPDETVTITDLDGLAVDAVDMLTLVMVGARGSRRLELGQGTRVYTPRGYGSRGEDSFADAGFGRNGSGEAVA, from the coding sequence ATGACCGACATCTTTTCCACCGCCGCACCGGCCGTTCTGATCCTGGGGCCGTCGGGGCTGCCGCTGGCCCGGCGGGTTCAGGCGCTGCTGCCGGGCGCCGTGATCACCGGCCCCCATGCCCGGCTTGCGGCCGAAGATCGCGCCCTGGTCGCGCCGCTCGACTCCGTGGCCGAGGGGCTGCGCGGCCTGTTCCTGGCCGGCCGGCCGATCCTGGGCATTGCGGCTGCCGGCGCGCTGATCCGCATGCTCGCCCCGGTTTTGGCCGACAAGACGGCCGAGCCGCCGGTGCTGGCACTCGCCGAGAATGGCAGCGCGGTCGTGCCGCTTCTGGGCGGCCATCACGGCGCCAATGATCTGGCCCGCCATCTGGCTGAGGCGCTGGGGGCGGTGGCGGCGGTGACGACGGCCGGCGATCTGCGCTTCGGTATCGCCCTCGACGAGCCGCCGGCCGGCTGGCGGCTGGCGGCGGGGCTGGATCCGAAACCCGCCATGGCGGCGCTGGTCGCCGGGGCCTCGGTCCGGCCCGAGGGCGATCTGCCGGCCTGGCTCGCCCCCCTGCCGCGGGCGGCGGAGGGCAGCGTGCCGCTGGTGATCGATCACCGGCTTCGGGAGGTGACGGCAGGCGGGCTGCTTTATCATCCGGCTCGCCTTGCCGTCGGCATCGGCTGCGAACGCGGTGCCGGGGCCGACGAGATCGGCGGGCTGATCGACGAGACCCTGGCCGGCGCCGGTCTGGCACCCGAAGCCGTCGCCCTGATCGCCACCATCGACATCAAGTCGGACGAGGCCGGAATCGCGGCTGCGGCCGCGGCACGCGGCCTGCCGGTCCGGGTCTTCCCCGCTGCACGGCTTGCCGAGGAAACCCCGCGCCTTGCAACCCCGTCCGACTATGTGAGGGCGACGGTGGGCGTGGCCGGGGTCGCCGAGGCGGCAGCACTTGCGGCGGCAGGTCCTGCGGGCGACCTGATCGTGACCAAGCGCAAATCGCCACGGGCGACCTGTGCGGTGGCGCTCGCCCCCGAACCGATCGCGGCCGGCGAGGTCGGGCGCGCGCCGGGCATGCTCTATGTCGTCGGCATCGGCCCCGGCCGGGCCGACTGGCGCACGCCCGAGGTCGACCGCATGGTGGCGGAGGCGACCGATCTGGTCGGCTATGGGCTCTATCTGGATCTGCTGGGTCCGGCCGCGGCGGGCAAGCGTCGCCACGGCTATGAATTGGGCGAGGAGGAACGCCGCGTCGCCGCGGCACTCGATCTTGCGGCCGAGGGGCGAAGCGTCGCGCTGGTCTGCTCGGGCGATGCCGGCATCTATGCCATGGCGGCGCTGGTCTACGAGCTGATCGAGCGCGGCGAGGATATGGGCGAGCCCCGCCCCGGCTGGGCGCATGTGCCGGTGCAGGTCTCACCCGGGATTTCCGCGCTCCAGGCTGCGGCGGCGCGGGCGGGGGCGCCGCTCGGTCATGATTTCTGCACCATCTCGCTGTCCGATCTGATGACGCCGTTCACGGTGATCGAACGCCGGATCCGGGCCGCGGCCGCCGGCGATTTCGTGATTGCCTTCTACAACCCGGTCTCGCGCCGCCGGCGCCACCAGCTGGCCCGTGCCCGCGAGATTCTGATCGAGGCCCGCGGCGGCGCCACCCCGGTCATCCTGGCCCGCAATCTGGGCCGGCCCGACGAGACGGTGACCATCACCGATCTGGACGGGCTCGCGGTCGATGCGGTCGACATGCTGACCCTGGTGATGGTCGGTGCCCGCGGCAGCCGGCGGCTGGAGCTGGGGCAGGGCACCCGGGTCTACACCCCCCGCGGCTATGGCAGCCGCGGCGAGGACAGTTTTGCAGATGCCGGTTTCGGCCGGAACGGATCAGGAGAGGCCGTGGCATGA
- the cobM gene encoding precorrin-4 C(11)-methyltransferase — MTVHFIGAGPGAADLITIRGRDLIAAAPVCLYAGSLVPAEVVAWAPAGARVIDTAPLTLDEIVDEMRAAHDRGEDVARVHSGDPSIYGATAEQMRRLKALGIPFDVTPGVPAFAGAAAALQSELTLPGISQTVIVTRTGHASSPMPEGETLEELGRSRATLAIHLSIRFLPQIHRTLAPHYGDDCPVVVVYRATWPDQMIIRGTLADIAARVRAAKITRTALILVGRVFEPGDFADSALYDPGHAHVLRPVRAAPKRPRGSLPEPAAGVAPRVGDADPLSR; from the coding sequence ATGACGGTTCATTTCATCGGTGCCGGCCCCGGTGCGGCCGATCTGATCACCATCCGTGGCCGCGACCTGATCGCCGCCGCCCCGGTCTGCCTTTATGCCGGATCTCTGGTGCCGGCCGAGGTGGTGGCCTGGGCGCCGGCCGGTGCCCGGGTGATCGACACCGCCCCCCTCACCCTCGACGAGATCGTCGACGAGATGCGGGCGGCCCATGACCGGGGCGAGGACGTCGCCCGTGTCCATTCCGGCGATCCCTCGATCTATGGCGCGACGGCCGAGCAGATGCGGCGGCTGAAGGCGCTGGGCATCCCCTTCGACGTGACCCCGGGTGTGCCCGCCTTCGCCGGCGCCGCGGCGGCGCTGCAGAGCGAGCTGACCCTGCCCGGCATTTCGCAGACGGTGATCGTGACCCGCACCGGCCATGCCTCATCCCCCATGCCCGAGGGCGAGACGCTGGAAGAGCTGGGCCGGTCGCGGGCAACGCTCGCCATTCACCTCTCGATCCGCTTCCTGCCCCAGATCCATCGGACTCTGGCGCCCCATTACGGCGACGACTGCCCGGTGGTGGTGGTCTATCGGGCGACCTGGCCCGACCAGATGATCATCCGCGGCACGCTGGCCGATATCGCGGCCCGGGTCCGGGCCGCGAAGATCACCCGCACGGCTCTGATCCTGGTCGGCCGGGTCTTCGAGCCCGGCGACTTCGCCGACAGTGCGCTTTATGATCCGGGGCATGCGCATGTGCTGCGGCCGGTTCGTGCCGCCCCGAAACGTCCCCGGGGCAGCCTGCCCGAACCCGCGGCCGGCGTTGCCCCCCGCGTCGGGGACGCCGACCCCCTCTCCCGCTGA
- a CDS encoding HupE/UreJ family protein, with product MFRRSLILPLTAAAALVAGPAFAHPGHDVAGFMSGFTHPIGGLDHVLAMLAVGFWAGQTGGRMIWAAPLGFMALMIAGGALGMAGIGLPGVELGIVASIVVFGLMIAFAFRPNPAAAAAIAGVFALFHGHAHGTEMAGEGSAALYALGFLAATGVLHLAGIAIATGLQKLQAGKIERLIGAGIAAAGLVLMAG from the coding sequence ATGTTCCGACGCAGCCTGATCCTGCCGCTGACCGCCGCCGCCGCCCTGGTGGCCGGCCCCGCCTTCGCCCATCCCGGCCACGACGTCGCCGGCTTCATGAGCGGCTTCACCCATCCGATCGGCGGTCTCGACCATGTGCTGGCCATGCTTGCGGTCGGCTTCTGGGCGGGCCAGACCGGCGGCCGCATGATCTGGGCGGCGCCGCTCGGCTTCATGGCGCTGATGATCGCGGGCGGCGCGCTCGGCATGGCCGGGATCGGCCTGCCGGGGGTGGAGCTCGGCATCGTCGCTTCGATCGTGGTCTTCGGTCTGATGATCGCCTTCGCCTTCCGCCCGAACCCGGCGGCGGCTGCCGCCATTGCCGGCGTCTTCGCGCTGTTCCACGGCCATGCCCACGGCACCGAGATGGCGGGCGAGGGCTCGGCCGCCCTCTATGCCCTGGGCTTCCTGGCGGCGACCGGTGTGCTGCATCTGGCGGGCATCGCCATCGCCACCGGTCTGCAGAAGCTGCAGGCGGGGAAGATCGAGCGTCTGATCGGCGCCGGCATCGCCGCCGCCGGTCTCGTGCTCATGGCCGGCTGA
- a CDS encoding cobalt-precorrin-6A reductase: MVEPLKLLILGGTAEAAALAEAATAAGHEVWTSLAGATHAPRRPAGRLVSGPLGGIDGLTRLLLEEGFDRLVDATHPFAETISANAVEAAMRAGVPRITLRRPPWTAGIGDRWYGVADLADALKTMPRAAAPEDGRVFIATGRRGLNLLATRPEYSFVVRTIEPVAVLPPGIDVTLVRDRGPFDLAAERAFFTEHAVSAVVAKNAGGTGAEAKIQVARECRIAVLMIDRPPSPPGLWASRVDDVVDWLARPVAEDQAVPPFSRP, from the coding sequence ATGGTCGAACCGCTCAAGCTTCTGATCCTCGGCGGCACGGCCGAAGCCGCGGCCCTGGCCGAGGCCGCCACCGCCGCCGGCCACGAGGTCTGGACCTCACTCGCCGGCGCAACCCATGCACCGCGACGCCCGGCGGGCCGGCTGGTCTCGGGCCCGCTCGGCGGCATCGACGGCCTGACCCGGCTGCTGCTGGAAGAGGGTTTCGACCGGCTGGTCGATGCCACCCACCCCTTTGCCGAGACGATCTCCGCCAATGCGGTCGAAGCGGCGATGCGGGCCGGTGTCCCCCGGATCACGCTCCGCCGCCCACCCTGGACCGCCGGTATCGGCGACCGCTGGTATGGCGTGGCGGATCTGGCCGACGCGCTGAAAACCATGCCGCGCGCGGCAGCACCCGAGGATGGACGGGTGTTCATCGCCACCGGCCGGCGCGGGCTGAACCTGCTGGCCACCCGCCCCGAATACAGCTTCGTGGTCCGCACGATCGAGCCGGTGGCCGTGCTGCCGCCGGGCATCGACGTCACCCTGGTCCGCGATCGCGGCCCCTTCGATCTTGCCGCCGAACGCGCCTTCTTCACCGAACACGCGGTCTCGGCGGTGGTCGCCAAGAATGCCGGCGGCACCGGTGCCGAAGCCAAGATCCAGGTCGCGCGCGAATGCCGCATCGCCGTGCTCATGATCGACCGTCCGCCCTCGCCCCCGGGCCTCTGGGCCAGCCGGGTCGACGACGTGGTCGACTGGCTGGCCCGGCCGGTGGCGGAAGACCAGGCTGTCCCTCCGTTCAGCCGGCCATGA
- a CDS encoding cobalt-precorrin-5B (C(1))-methyltransferase, giving the protein MTTTRAIPETLPGNQTSGRKPGGGAAAPQLRSGWTTGACATAATAAAFTALATGRFPDRVEITLPKAPLRTGQRPVFAVAERRVEADGAMTAGIVKDAGDDPDVTHGALILATLHPAPRGTGVTFRAGTGVGTVTRPGLPIPPGEPAINPVPRRMMTDTVAELASLLDHPGDVVVTISVPGGAALAERTWNPRLGILGGISILGTTGVVVPYSCAAWIHSIHRGVDVARAAGLDMVAGCTGSTSEAMLRRLLPDLPDHALIDMGDFAGALAKYLRHHPVPRLVVAGGFAKLVKLAQGALDLHSSRSTVDFGRLAGLAAGIGAGAELAAAIAAANTAKQVLDLCSAAGLDIARPVAEAAGATLAAAVTPAAVAIDVVVADRAGKPVAATAGIRI; this is encoded by the coding sequence ATGACCACGACCCGCGCCATACCGGAAACCCTGCCCGGCAATCAGACCTCCGGCCGCAAGCCGGGGGGCGGGGCGGCTGCGCCTCAGCTCCGCTCGGGCTGGACCACCGGTGCCTGCGCCACCGCGGCCACCGCCGCCGCCTTCACGGCCCTCGCCACCGGCCGGTTCCCCGACCGCGTGGAGATCACCCTGCCCAAGGCCCCCCTCCGCACGGGGCAGCGCCCGGTCTTCGCGGTCGCCGAGCGGCGGGTGGAAGCCGACGGTGCCATGACCGCCGGCATCGTCAAGGATGCCGGCGACGACCCCGACGTCACCCATGGCGCGCTGATCCTGGCGACGCTGCACCCGGCGCCCCGGGGAACGGGTGTCACCTTCCGCGCCGGCACCGGCGTCGGCACCGTCACCCGGCCCGGCCTGCCGATCCCGCCCGGGGAACCGGCGATCAACCCGGTGCCGCGCCGGATGATGACCGACACCGTGGCCGAACTCGCATCCCTGCTCGACCATCCGGGCGATGTCGTCGTCACCATCTCGGTCCCCGGCGGCGCGGCCCTTGCCGAGCGGACCTGGAACCCGCGCCTGGGCATCCTGGGCGGGATCTCGATCCTGGGCACCACCGGCGTGGTGGTGCCCTATTCCTGTGCCGCCTGGATCCATTCGATCCATCGCGGCGTCGATGTCGCCCGCGCCGCCGGCCTCGACATGGTCGCCGGCTGCACCGGATCGACCTCGGAGGCCATGCTGCGCCGGCTGTTGCCCGATCTGCCCGATCATGCCCTGATCGACATGGGCGATTTCGCGGGCGCACTCGCCAAATATCTGCGCCACCACCCGGTCCCGCGCCTGGTGGTGGCCGGCGGCTTCGCCAAGCTGGTCAAGCTGGCCCAGGGGGCGCTCGACCTGCATTCCAGCCGCTCGACGGTGGATTTCGGCCGCCTTGCGGGCCTCGCCGCCGGCATCGGCGCCGGGGCGGAACTGGCCGCCGCGATTGCCGCCGCCAACACCGCCAAACAGGTGCTCGACCTCTGCAGTGCCGCCGGGCTCGACATCGCCCGACCGGTGGCCGAGGCGGCGGGGGCGACGCTCGCCGCCGCGGTCACACCCGCCGCCGTGGCAATAGACGTGGTGGTCGCCGACCGGGCGGGCAAGCCCGTCGCCGCCACGGCCGGGATCCGGATCTGA
- the cobA gene encoding uroporphyrinogen-III C-methyltransferase has product MVLPGLLGLPAFEPGQVWLVGAGPGDPALLTLGAAHAIASADVIVYDALVDERILALAGPHVRLEYAGKRGGRPSPKQADITLRIIALAREGLRVLRLKGGDPFVFGRGGEEGLALVEAGIPFRVIPGVTAGIGGSAYAGIPVTHRDTNHVVSFITGHDTTGGVTGSIDWAALAKGSPVIVLYMGLKHLGEISSRLIAGGRDPDEAVAVISRATTPHQRVLETTLARAHDDVETSGIEAPSIVVMGPVVRLRAALDWMGVLDGSRTPERDPLGTRGHKAAS; this is encoded by the coding sequence ATGGTGCTGCCGGGCCTGCTGGGCCTGCCTGCCTTCGAGCCGGGCCAGGTCTGGCTGGTGGGGGCGGGGCCGGGCGATCCGGCGCTGCTGACGCTGGGGGCCGCCCATGCCATCGCCTCGGCCGATGTCATCGTCTACGACGCCCTGGTGGACGAGCGGATCCTGGCGCTCGCCGGACCCCATGTGCGGCTTGAATATGCCGGCAAGCGCGGTGGCCGGCCCTCGCCCAAGCAGGCCGACATCACGCTCCGGATCATCGCGCTCGCCCGCGAGGGGTTGCGGGTGCTCAGGCTGAAGGGCGGTGATCCTTTCGTCTTCGGCCGTGGCGGCGAGGAAGGGCTGGCGCTGGTCGAGGCGGGCATTCCCTTCCGGGTGATCCCGGGCGTCACCGCCGGGATCGGCGGTTCGGCCTATGCCGGCATTCCGGTCACCCATCGCGATACCAATCATGTGGTCAGCTTCATCACCGGCCACGACACCACCGGCGGCGTTACCGGCAGCATCGACTGGGCGGCGCTGGCCAAGGGGTCACCGGTGATCGTGCTCTATATGGGCCTCAAGCATCTGGGCGAGATTTCAAGCCGGCTGATTGCCGGTGGCCGGGATCCCGACGAGGCTGTCGCGGTGATCAGCCGCGCCACCACGCCGCATCAGCGGGTGCTGGAGACCACGCTCGCCCGCGCCCATGACGACGTCGAAACATCGGGAATCGAGGCGCCCTCGATCGTGGTGATGGGGCCGGTGGTCCGGCTGCGGGCCGCCCTCGACTGGATGGGGGTGCTGGACGGCAGCCGGACGCCGGAACGCGATCCGCTCGGCACCCGCGGACACAAGGCGGCCTCGTGA
- a CDS encoding cobyrinate a,c-diamide synthase: MTPLPALILAAPASSGGKTTMTLGLLRAFRRRGLGPAAAKLGPDYIDPAFHEAASGRPSVNLDGWAMAPARLARLIEGRMPAGLLAIEGVMGLFDGAPAPGVSGDGSAAALARLFALPVLLVVDAAAQARSAAALIHGFRSFDPAVRVAAVIFNRVGGPGHRRVLAAAAAEAGVKALGFVPRRADIALPSRHLGLVQARETTDLDALLDRLADLVEAHVDLDAVAALARPATLGARLVAAEPGPAVPPPGGRIALARDDAFAFIYPHLLEDWHTAGAEVLPFSPLAGEAPDPAADAVWLPGGYPELHAGRLAADRAWVRGLEAARDRGAVIFGECGGYMALGEVLTDADGRDWPMAGLLGLSTSFATRRLHLGYRLGRMTAGPLEGRLWRGHEFHYATITAERGTPLWSSVEDATGAAVAAAQGLRAGRVAGSFLHLIAVDQSVAG, translated from the coding sequence GTGACCCCGCTGCCGGCGCTGATCCTGGCGGCCCCCGCCTCTTCGGGCGGCAAGACCACCATGACGCTGGGCCTGCTCCGCGCCTTCCGGCGCCGCGGCCTCGGCCCCGCCGCCGCCAAGCTCGGCCCCGACTATATCGATCCGGCCTTTCACGAGGCGGCCTCGGGCCGGCCCTCGGTCAATCTCGACGGCTGGGCGATGGCGCCGGCACGGCTGGCCAGGCTGATCGAAGGCCGGATGCCGGCCGGTCTGCTTGCGATCGAGGGGGTGATGGGGCTGTTCGACGGCGCGCCGGCGCCGGGGGTGAGCGGTGACGGGTCGGCGGCGGCGCTGGCCCGGCTGTTCGCCCTGCCGGTGCTGCTGGTGGTGGATGCCGCGGCGCAGGCGCGCTCGGCGGCGGCGCTGATCCACGGCTTCCGCAGTTTCGATCCGGCGGTTCGGGTCGCGGCGGTGATCTTCAACCGGGTCGGTGGCCCCGGCCATCGGCGCGTGCTGGCGGCGGCTGCCGCCGAGGCGGGGGTGAAGGCGCTGGGCTTCGTGCCCCGTCGGGCCGATATCGCCCTGCCGTCGCGCCATCTGGGGCTGGTGCAGGCCCGCGAAACCACGGATCTGGACGCGCTGCTCGATCGGCTGGCCGATCTGGTCGAGGCGCATGTCGATCTGGATGCCGTGGCGGCGCTGGCCCGGCCAGCGACCCTGGGCGCCCGGCTGGTGGCGGCGGAACCCGGGCCGGCGGTGCCGCCGCCGGGCGGGCGGATCGCCCTTGCCCGCGACGATGCCTTTGCCTTCATCTATCCGCATCTGCTGGAGGACTGGCACACGGCGGGTGCCGAGGTGCTGCCCTTTTCGCCGCTGGCGGGGGAGGCGCCGGACCCGGCGGCCGATGCCGTCTGGCTGCCCGGCGGCTATCCCGAGCTTCATGCCGGGCGGCTTGCGGCCGATCGCGCCTGGGTGCGCGGGCTGGAAGCGGCCCGGGATCGCGGGGCGGTGATCTTCGGGGAATGCGGCGGCTATATGGCGCTGGGCGAGGTGCTGACCGATGCCGATGGCCGCGACTGGCCGATGGCGGGGCTGCTGGGGCTTTCCACCAGTTTCGCCACAAGACGGCTGCATCTTGGCTATCGCCTTGGCCGGATGACGGCGGGGCCGCTGGAGGGCAGGCTCTGGCGCGGCCATGAATTCCACTATGCCACCATCACCGCCGAGCGCGGCACGCCGCTCTGGTCGTCGGTCGAGGATGCGACCGGGGCCGCGGTCGCCGCGGCGCAGGGGCTTCGGGCCGGACGGGTCGCCGGCTCGTTCCTGCATCTGATCGCGGTGGATCAGTCCGTGGCCGGCTGA
- the rhtA gene encoding threonine/homoserine exporter RhtA, producing MSSRHQGSILLPVGLLLIAIASIQSGASLAKTLFPEIGAQGAVTLRLVFASILLMAVFRPWRVRFTSSAMKSVAIYGLALGGMNLSFYMALRTVPLGVAVALEFTGPLIVALAGARRPMDFLWVVLAVAGLLLLLPVGGLENGVDPLGAAYALAAGACWALYILFGQKAGATHGMQTSAYGALIAAALVMPFGIVHAGTGLLDPAILPVALVVAVLSTALPYALEMVALTRLPTRTFGILMSIEPAMAALSGLVFMGEQLSMLQWLAIAAIISASAGTTLTARRGSAAAPAPAQPATD from the coding sequence ATGTCCTCCCGCCACCAGGGCTCGATCCTGCTGCCCGTCGGGCTGCTGCTGATCGCGATCGCCTCGATCCAGAGCGGCGCCTCGCTCGCCAAGACGCTGTTCCCCGAGATCGGGGCTCAAGGGGCGGTGACGCTCAGGCTGGTCTTCGCCTCGATCCTGCTGATGGCGGTGTTCCGGCCCTGGCGGGTGCGCTTCACCAGTTCGGCGATGAAATCCGTGGCGATCTACGGCCTGGCGCTGGGGGGCATGAACCTCTCTTTCTATATGGCGTTGCGCACCGTGCCGCTGGGCGTGGCGGTGGCGCTGGAATTCACCGGTCCATTGATCGTGGCGCTGGCCGGCGCCCGCCGGCCGATGGATTTCCTGTGGGTGGTGCTGGCGGTGGCGGGGCTGCTGCTGCTCCTGCCGGTGGGCGGCCTCGAAAACGGTGTCGATCCGCTGGGGGCCGCCTATGCGCTGGCAGCCGGTGCCTGCTGGGCGCTCTACATCCTGTTCGGCCAGAAAGCGGGTGCCACCCACGGCATGCAGACCTCGGCCTATGGCGCACTGATCGCGGCGGCGCTGGTGATGCCCTTCGGCATCGTCCACGCCGGCACCGGGCTGCTCGATCCCGCGATCCTGCCGGTGGCGCTGGTGGTGGCGGTGCTGTCCACCGCCCTGCCCTATGCGCTGGAAATGGTGGCGCTGACCCGCCTGCCGACCCGCACCTTCGGCATTCTGATGAGCATCGAGCCGGCCATGGCCGCCCTGTCGGGCCTCGTCTTCATGGGCGAACAGCTGTCGATGCTGCAATGGCTGGCGATCGCCGCGATCATCTCGGCCTCGGCCGGCACCACGCTCACCGCCCGGCGGGGCAGCGCCGCCGCACCCGCCCCGGCTCAGCCGGCCACGGACTGA
- a CDS encoding helix-turn-helix domain-containing protein: MHSQDGGRPPILEHVAGNLRRLRQEARMSQEALAERAGVSRRMLVNIERGDANVSLATLDRLAAGLGVLFVDLVRSPDPTADRGRIAALAWAGPAPESRGTLLTGVAAAQAAELWLWSLGPGDRYASGPDPAGWQDMVYVLEGRLTVEVDGTTRIVEAGDFHAFPTDRPFAYVNPGPGLLRFLRNVVY; encoded by the coding sequence ATGCACAGTCAAGACGGGGGCCGCCCGCCGATCCTGGAGCATGTGGCCGGCAATCTGCGCCGGCTGCGCCAGGAAGCCCGGATGAGCCAGGAGGCGCTGGCGGAACGTGCCGGCGTCAGCCGCCGGATGCTGGTGAATATCGAACGCGGCGACGCGAATGTCAGCCTGGCCACCCTCGACCGGCTGGCGGCGGGATTGGGCGTGCTGTTCGTCGATCTGGTCCGCAGCCCTGATCCGACAGCCGATCGCGGCCGTATCGCCGCCCTCGCCTGGGCCGGCCCGGCGCCCGAGAGCCGCGGCACGCTGCTGACCGGGGTTGCGGCAGCCCAGGCGGCCGAACTCTGGCTCTGGTCGCTCGGCCCCGGCGACCGCTATGCCTCGGGCCCTGATCCTGCCGGCTGGCAGGACATGGTCTATGTGCTGGAAGGCCGCCTGACCGTGGAGGTCGACGGCACCACGCGGATCGTCGAGGCCGGCGACTTCCACGCCTTCCCCACCGACCGCCCCTTCGCCTATGTGAACCCGGGGCCGGGCCTGCTGCGCTTCCTGCGCAACGTCGTCTATTGA